A genomic stretch from Setaria italica strain Yugu1 chromosome VII, Setaria_italica_v2.0, whole genome shotgun sequence includes:
- the LOC101762252 gene encoding ribonuclease TUDOR 2-like, with product MKAAVKTDAKEEDSSIDATNVVAETTAAAEAAEDQSVEQASAGASAMAASGWLRGKVKAVPSGDTLVIMSIAKADTIPLEKSITLSCIIAPRLARRHGTDEPFAWESREFLRKLCIGQEIKFKIDYVLPGSSREFGTVYLGGDKNIAGLVVAQGFAKVKEQGHKGHVSPYVTELLRLEEIAKDQGLGRWSKEHGAAEASVRILPSSTMGEAGPSDVKGFISEMKGKALEAIVEQVRDGSTIRVCLIPSFHFFQVYVAGVQAPSMGRRTSIPSAVAQTEVTNNVDVNGKASEEAQAPLLGTLQKAVASAVTYSEIPPDRFGKEAKHFTETKVLNREVRVILEGTDSFDNMFASVYYSDGNTAKDLALELVENGLAKYMEWSANMLGAETKRKLKNAELQAKKEQLRIWTGFQPPVTKTTPIHNQKFTGKVIEVVNGYCIVIADDMVLVGSPSAERRVNISSIRPPKLVDSSGESKTIEHFARAAKEFLRTRLIGKQVHVSMEYSRRINISNGHAADKTNIVDTRVLDYGSVFLPSQSGSPGNLFGANVAELLLSRGFADITRHRDYEERSHHYDALLAAYSHAEKAKKGYHAKKYYPATHMNDLTTVPAKKARDFFHLLQRNKRHSAVVEYIFSGHRFKLTIPNETSTITFSFSCVRCPGKNEPYSDDAIALMRRTILQHDVEIEIEAVDRTGTFLGSLWESKNNMAYVLLEAGLAKLSSFGLDRISDAQTLIRAEKSAQQKKLKVWENYNEAKVIPHGSLMGQNGKESFKFCSLFKIVVTEVIGGGKFYAHIVGDRRLDSIQQQLASMKFNDIPEIVPFNPTKGDVVLAQFTLDNSWNRAMIVSEHQGPMEREFLVFYIDYGNQEIVTYSRLRPAHANQSTSLIPPLAKLFRLAFIAVPNLKDNLGEQAARYLSMVLLDNGKEFKATIEERATVESKQEGQGTGEVLVVTLFDEDAESSINAAMLENGLAQIETHRLISREHRAAVKNLEEFQEHAKKEHRGIWRLEGVGVPDKSAKDSNACDINDDEDLLAPARAQPPSRGFDLIDLIASKSTGTPKPSREHVMGDSLP from the exons ATGAAGGCCGCCGTCAAAACCGACGCCAAGGAGGAGGACAGCTCCATCGACGCCACCAACGTCGTCGCCGAGACGACCGCGGCCGCCGAAGCCGCCGAGGACCAGAGCGTCGAGCAAGCGTCGGCGGGAg CTTCAGCCATGGCAGCGTCGGGCTGGCTGAGGGGGAAGGTTAAGGCCGTGCCCTCCGGCGACACCCTGGTAATCATGTCGATCGCAAAGGCAGATACGATCCCACTGGAAAAGTCGATCACCTTGTCATGCATCATCGCTCCGAGGCTG GCACGGCGTCATGGAACGGACGAGCCGTTTGCCTGGGAAAGTAGAGAATTTCTGAGAAAGCTTTGCATTGGACAG GAAATTAAATTTAAGATCGACTATGTACTTCCTGGATCAAGCCGTGAATTTGGCACGGTCTATCTTGGTGGTGACAAAAATATCGCAGGCCTGGTAGTTGCCCAGGGGTTCGCCAAG GTAAAAGAACAAGGTCATAAGGGTCATGTGAGTCCATATGTCACTGAATTGCTAAGATTGGAGGAGATTGCTAAAGACCAAGGTTTAGGTCGTTGGAGTAAG GAACATGGCGCTGCGGAGGCTTCAGTAAGAATTCTTCCATCATCGACCATGGGAGAAGCCGGCCCTTCTGATGTAAAGGGTTTTATTTCTGAGATGAAAGGGAAAGCTTTGGAGGCCATTGTTGAGCAAGTGCGTGATGGTAGCACTATCCGTGTCTGCTTGATCCCTAGCTTTCATTTTTTTCAGGTTTACGTTGCTGGTGTTCAG GCTCCATCCATGGGAAGACGAACATCTATTCCAAGTGCAGTTGCTCAAACAGAAGTAACTAACAATGTTGATGTGAACGGTAAAGCATCTGAAGAAGCTCAAGCACCACTACTGGGGACATTACAGAAGGCTGTAGCATCTGCAGTTACTTATTCTGAAATTCCACCAGATAGGTTTGGTAAGGAGGCCAAGCACTTCACTGAGACAAAAGTTCTAAATAGAGAA GTGCGGGTTATACTGGAGGGAACAGACAGTTTTGATAACATGTTTGCTTCAGTGTATTATTCTGATGGAAATACTGCCAAGGACTTGGCGCTTGAGCTTGTAGAAAAT GGGTTGGCAAAGTATATGGAATGGAGCGCAAACATGCTTGGAGCTGAAACCAAAAGAAAGCTTAAGAATGCCGAACTTCAGGCTAAGAAGGAACAGCTAAGGATATGGACGGGATTTCAGCCACCTGTTACAAAGACAACACCAATACACAATCAGAAATTCACAGGAAAA GTCATAGAGGtggtgaatggttactgtataGTTATTGCTGATGATATGGTGCTTGTTGGAAGTCCTTCGGCAGAGCGCCGTGTAAATATTTCAAGCATCAGACCTCCTAAGTTGGTTGATTCTTCTGGAGAAAGCAAAACTATTGAACATTTTGCTCGTGCAGCTAAGGAATTCTTGCGTACACGGCTAATTGGAAAACAG GTTCATGTCTCAATGGAGTATTCTAGGAGAATCAATATTTCAAATGGACATGCTGCAGATAAAACCAACATAGTTGACACCAGAGTTTTGGATTATGGATCCGTTTTTCTACCCTCCCAGAGTGGTAGCCCCGGCAACCTATTTGGAGCCAATGTCGCTGAGCTCTTGCTTTCACGAGGATTTGCTGATATCACAAGACATCGAGACTATGAGGAGAGGTCACACCACTATGATGCACTATTGGCAGCATATTCGCATGCTGAAAAAGCAAAGAAAGGATATCATGCTAAAAAGTATTATCCTGCGACTCATATGAATGATTTGACAACA GTTCCTGCAAAGAAGGCTAGAGATTTTTTCCACTTGTTACAACGAAACAAAAGGCATTCCGCTGTTGTTGAGTACATTTTTAGTGGGCATCGCTTCAAACTAACAATACCTAATGAGACAAGCACCATTACCTTTTCATTCTCCTGTGTTCGGTGCCCTGGTAAAAATGAGCCCTACTCGGATGATGCCATTGCTCTAATGAGGAGAACGATACTCCAACATGATGTTGAG ATTGAGATTGAAGCTGTGGATAGGACCGGGACATTCTTAGGTTCCTTATGGGAGTCCAAAAACAATATGGCTTATGTTCTTCTTGAAGCCGGCCTAGCCAAGCTTAGTTCATTTGGACTTGATAGAATCTCAGATGCTCAAACCCTCATAAGGGCAGAAAAATCCGCACAACAGAAGAAATTGAAG GTGTGGGAGAACTACAATGAAGCAAAAGTGATTCCCCATGGATCGTTGATGGGACAAAATGGAAAGGAATCTTTCAAG TTTTGTTCACTTTTTAAGATTGTTGTAACTGAAGTCATTGGTGGTGGAAAGTTCTATGCCCATATAGTTGGTGATCGTCGCTTGGACAGCATTCAACAACAGCTTGCTTCTATGAAATTTAATGACATACCAGAAA TTGTTCCATTTAATCCAACCAAGGGAGATGTGGTACTAGCCCAATTCACTCTCGACAATTCATGGAATAGAGCTATG ATTGTGAGTGAACATCAAGGACCCATGGAAAGGGAGTTTCTAGTATTTTATATAGACTATGGAAACCAAGAAATAGTTACTTACAGTCGCTTGAGACCTGCACATGCAAATCAATCTACTTCCTTGATTCCTCCTCTTGCGAAGTTATTCCGCCTTGCATTCATCGCAGTTCCTAACCTAAAAGATAACCTTGGTGAACAAGCTGCAAGGTATCTAAGCATGGTTTTGCTTGATAATGGGAAAGAGTTCAAAGCAACAATTGAAGAGCGTGCCACTGTGGAATCTAAGCAAGAAGGACAAGGTACTGGAGAAGTACTTGTTGTGACTTTGTTTGATGAGGATGCTGAGAGCAGCATCAATGCTGCAATGCTGGAG